From the Notolabrus celidotus isolate fNotCel1 chromosome 12, fNotCel1.pri, whole genome shotgun sequence genome, one window contains:
- the LOC117823030 gene encoding neuronal pentraxin-1 gives MKIMRNYWSLHLLLVPVCISLLPILLCPASATSGPDYDFGAHPRFICTPVPVDADPACSPAAGPSVGAAGSSGPGHQSAPPAGWWGASEEAKATILHLRESLVQQKETILDQRETIRELTAKLALCEGLTRGPTHHDEHHGTASHSQHVGLTGHHTYADNGHYSNHQTHHGNSNLIPDSPLHPSAVGHQFDGGHSSGNQGKDKHPATGDITSSPEHMERMLQALKERLENLQKRNTSITYSSSLKELLQRKINALEQQLHHGTASLSSSNSHHNYDDSTHKGDGDHHDDDDDHHDNNGHPNDHKNDHNDSGHSDSGDDIDHHDDSHSHDHHDDSHSHDHHDTDGDHYGHEDHEHHEDHDDHDGSDDGHHEDDDDVEHHNNEASSHSYLSHTAYRVPGSRNGFQANKLETMLNQLHLAGSSRKQIKSPDAFQISFPMRTNYMYGRMKKTLLQEIFALTLCLWIKAGVGPSLGTPFSYSAPGQANELVLIEWGNNPMELLINDKAVTLPLTLGDGKWHSVCVTWTTRDGQWEVYQDGVQRGSGMNLSPWHPIKPGGVFILGQEQDTLGGRFDATQSFVGEMSELHMWSHVLSASDIYSLASCGSHLRGDILAWSESEVELHGGVSKYPFDPCH, from the exons ATGAAGATCATGAGGAACTATTGGTCTCTACACCTGCTCCTTGTTCCTGTCTGTATTTCTTTGCTCCCCATCCTCCTCTGCCCTGCGTCTGCCACTTCAGGGCCTGACTATGACTTTGGAGCCCACCCACGCTTTATTTGCACTCCTGTCCCTGTGGACGCAGACCCTGCCTGTTCCCCAGCGGCGGGTCCAAGCGTGGGGGCTGCAGGGTCCAGCGGACCAGGCCATCAAAGTGCACCTCCCGCTGGCTGGTGGGGGGCGAGCGAGGAAGCCAAAGCCACCATCCTCCACCTCAGGGAGAGCCTGGTCCAGCAGAAAGAGACCATCCTGGACCAGAGGGAGACCATCAGGGAGCTGACGGCCAAGCTTGCCCTGTGTGAGGGCCTCACACGGGGCCCAACGCATCATGACGAGCATCATGGAACAGCCTCGCACTCCCAGCATGTAGGGCTGACTGGCCACCACACGTATGCAGACAACGGGCACTATAGCAACCACCAGACTCACCATGGAAACAGTAACCTCATTCCGGACTCACCACTGCACCCCTCTGCTGTGGGGCACCAATTTGATGGAGGGCACAGCAGTGGCAACCAGGGGAAGGATAAACATCCAGCAACAGGGGACATCACATCTTCACCTGAGCACATGGAGAGGATGCTGCAGGCGCTGAAAGAGAGGCTGGAAAACCTGCAG AAGAGGAACACATCCATCACGTACTCCAGCTCTCTCAAGGAGCTGCTCCAGAGGAAGATCAACGCTCTGGAGCAGCAGCTGCATCACGGCACTGCTTCCCTCAGCAGCTCAAACTCCCACCACAACTACGATGACAGCACCCACAAAGGTGACGGAGACCAccatgatgatgacgatgatcaCCATGATAACAATGGACACCCTAATGACCACAAGAACGACCATAACGACAGCGGTCACAGTGACAGTGGGGACGACATTGATCATCACGATGACAGCCACAGCCATGACCATCACGATGACAGCCACAGCCATGACCATCACGACACAGATGGTGACCATTACGGCCATGAGGACCATGAGCACCATGAGGACCATGATGACCATGATGGCTCTGATGATGGCCACCacgaagatgatgatgatgttgagcACCACAATAATGAAGCAAGCAGTCACAGTTACCTTTCACACACGGCATACAGAGTACCAGGCTCACGTAATGGCTTCCAAGCAAACAAACTGGAAACGATGCTCAACCAGCTTCACCTCGCAG GTTCCAGCAGGAAGCAAATCAAGAGTCCTGATGCCTTCCAGATCAGCTTCCCCATGAGAACCAACTATATGTACGGGCGGATGAAGAAGACTCTACTGCAGGAAATCTTTGCTTTGACTTTGTGTCTTTGGATCAAGGCCGGTGTTGGGCCCAGCCTGGGGACGCCCTTTTCTTACTCTGCACCTGGACAGGCCAATGAACTGGTGCTGATCGAGTGGGGGAACAACCCCATGGAGCTGCTTATCAATGACAAG GCTGTGACGCTCCCTCTGACCCTGGGTGATGGGAAGTGGCACAGTGTTTGTGTAACCTGGACAACAAGGGATGGACAGTGGGAGGTGTATCAGGATGGAGTGCAAAGGGGGTCTGGGATGAATCTTTCCCCCTGGCATCCCATTAAACCTGGAGGTGTCTTCATCCTGGGACAGGAACAG GACACTCTGGGAGGCCGTTTTGATGCCACTCAGTCATTTGTTGGGGAGATGTCAGAACTGCACATGTGGTCACATGTCCTCAGTGCCAGTGACATCTACAGCCTGGCCTCCTGCGGCAGCCACCTAAGAGGAGATATCCTCGCTTGGTCTGAATCAGAGGTGGAGCTTCATGGAGGTGTCTCCAAATACCCCTTTGATCCCTGTCATTGA